From the genome of Anopheles funestus chromosome 2RL, idAnoFuneDA-416_04, whole genome shotgun sequence:
ACGCTCGATTGAAgagcattattttttatgctcttCAAACACAAATTCGTTTGCTTTGGGGTTCGTTTGGGCATGCTGTATTCTGTAACGGATCGAGATCGTAGCAAAAGTGGATTTTGATATGAATATGCAGGTCCTTGCAAGGATTCGCGATTTTACCAACACTATTTTGACGTGTTGATTTAGAACGCTGCATTGTTCTAAAATGAAGAATTCAACTGTACAATATACTCGCATGGCCTGCAATACCGATGACAGCCatttagaagcaaaaaacgAGGTAAACAACATCGGTGTttatgtgtaaaatatttgcCGCTCCTAGTacttcatattttaattttaatgtggAAAGTTGTGCTGTGGAGCGTACTGGCGATAGCCTTCTTCGGAGGCTGCAGTGCAGAATTTTCGGATGTTTTCGACGAAGAATTGTTTGTAAAACCACTGCCAGATAAATTTGTCTACAGCTACTTTCAATTCACGACGCGATGGGAGCTGGGCAGGAACGATAGCCGTACGTCAGATTGCGTTCGCCTTGTAAACCTACCAAGCTAATAATTGTTGTATTATTTTAGTGCTTCACACAAATCTGGTATCGCGTCCATTGGCAGAATTGTTCTATCATTTTGGCGTTCAGGAGTTGCACCTTAGCTTCACGTATGGTTTGTGGCGATATGAATCATGGGGCTATCCGGTAACCGATGCTGGACCAGGAGCAGAAGTGTGGGCTTGGTTTGAACCAACGTCCGACCGAGCGTCAATTGATCACCGTTGGAAGATGCTGTGCGGTACACTTTCGGGACTGTTCTGCGCATCGTTAAGCTTCATCGATCCCAGCAACACGTACGAACCGGTGTATACATTGAGGCCGCAAACACACCACTTTCCGGGACAGTCCGAACCAATCCTTCGCTATGCAGCTTTGCCACGTGAAATTGTGTGCACGGAGAATTTGACTCCTTGGGCAAAACTGTTACCATGTCGGTCGCGCGAAGGGCTGGTGTCACTGCTCGTGCCCGATAGCATTTACTCGAGCAATTACCACTCGCTAGGAGTTCACATGCGGAAACTCTGTGCAGACGCGGAATGCAATGAATTTCAGCTGGAAGTGAAGCAGACGGTTAGTGTGGTACAGGATCTGAGGCTGTTTGGCGGTCCAAACTGGTCGCTTCGTAAGCTTTTCGGTCAGGGAATGGAAGGTTCGTGCGCTTTAGCAACGACCAGCAACGTGTACGTTGACGTGACCGATAACAATGGTATTGAGGTGTCCCAGAAGCCGGATGAAACAATTCTCTCGGTGCGGGGTGGCGCACGCACTGAACTTCAACGGTTCGATGTCAAACAGTTCGAAGCCGTGATGGCTAAGGGTCGCCGGGCAATGTTCAACGTAGCAGTAATGGACAAACGCGATCCAAATGTCATTATTGTAGCAGGCCCACCACCGATTTTTGCCAAACGATTCATCCTGGGCGTTGGCCAGGAACGGGGCAAAATTGTTACTcacatcacaaacacacactgggGAGCGCTTGATTTGATCGTTTTCGAAAACATTCCTTGGTTTGTACCGATTTATCTACACACACTTACAATCCGACATGGAAGCAAACGTATCGAGCCTGCCTTCCTGCATTACACACCCGGCGTTCAGCGCGAACGTCCTTACGGGCTGGAAGTAGCGTTTCGAATTCCTGCCCGTGCCACTGTTGAgctttcgatcgattttgATTACATCTTTCTCAAGTGGCAAGAGTACCCGCCCGATGCAAACCATGGTCATTACATTCCTTCGTCGATTATCTCGCTGCTGTTGTCCTCCGCCCGTAACTACACGTCCATTCCACGGGAAGCAGCTCTCTTCCGCGATTCGTTCAATGCCACACAGCTTGCGGGATATTTTCTACAGATACGAACGGAATCATTGCTACTAACGCTCCCAACACCAGATTTCAGTATGCCGTACAATGTGATATGTTTGGCCTGCACCGTGGTAGCGCTTGCCTTCGGTCCAATACACAACATCTCGACCAAGCGTATCGTGGCGAAAGGCAAAGAAGCGTCCAAAACATCGCTCGGAGagaaagtgaaacaatttttcaaaagcAAATCGAAAAAAGCCAAAGAGGATCAAACCGCTAGCACCGAGGATTTGAATGCACCCGATACAGAATAAAGCGAAAACAGTTCAAGACACTagtcaaaaatgaaaaaaaatacattttttgtgGTGAAGAAAGGTTCAACCTTCCAAAAGGTAAGATTCAAACACCCTGATACACAGTTCAGTATAtgtattttattgaaatagtAAAGGTGACCACTAACGGCGGGTCACTAAGTCTTATGTAAGTAAACATCATCGAATAGCATGATGGAATTTACCGAAATCTACGCCTAGTATACCCGGTCCTGGTAGCTATTGTCCTGCGGCTTTGCCTGCATATTCACCATTTGCTGCTGGTAGTGCCGTATGTGTCCCGGCCGTCTGGGTGGCGTCAGATACTCAAACATGCTCTGCGTGTGCTGTGATAACATCTTGCTCAAATCGCACGGCATTGGATCGGTCCAGAAGAAGTCGTGGTTTAGGGCTGTGTCCGCATCGATACGCTTTTTCGGATCCAACATTAACAAATAATCGAGCAGATCGATACCATGCGGATCCTTCACGTACGGACGCAGCCGCTCGCGTACTTTGCGCTTGTGTCCCATCGgcagttccattttgtggaaCAACTCAAGATTTTCCACATCCGCCCAGACATCGTTCGTGAATGAACCGCACAGCTGGGAAATAAGAATaagctgctgctgttccgTCGCACCTTGCATGATGGGCGATCGGGTCCACATTTCGGCCATGATACAACCCGCACCCCACATATCGACGGGTGGACCATAGTTACGGTCGCCGAGCAGCAGTTCCGGTGGTCGGTACCAAAGCGTCACTACACGGTTGGTGTATCGATTCGGTAAACCGTTCTTGGAAACGCTAAATGCACGAGCAAGACCAAAATCTGCCAACTTAAGGACACCGTTTTTCGTTATTAGCACATTCGCTGCCTTCATGTCACGGTGCAGAATCTGTGgccaaatgaaaacaaaagattttgAATTacgaaacgaagaagaaattgaaaactttCAACGATTCGCCATACCTTATTGCTGTGAATGTAGTACAGCCCGTTAAGGAGCTGTTGCATGACCTTTTTAATTTCGCCCAGATTAAACTTCACATTAATGTTAGACAACAGTCCGGCCAGATCGTGCTcgcaaaaatcaaaaaccagATAGAATGTGGATCTGTAGCGATTCTGTACGGTGGCCTTGGTGCGACAAATCTCAATCAAGTTCACCACATTCTCGTGCTTTAGTAGCTGTAGAATGCGAATTTCGCGCAATGCCGTAATCGGaaactaaaatgaaacaaaaccaacatgaaCATGCTGAATCTACGTTAGGGTTTGGTCAGTTCCAATACTTACcccttctttttcattttccatcagcACCTTCTTGAGTGCGACAAACTTTTTGGTCGACTTCTTTTCCCTTGCCTTGAACACCTCACTTAGATCGTCGGACGGAAGGATGCATCACCGGCCAGACCCGTCAGGAGAAGGCAAGCAAAGCATACCAAAAGAACCGTATATTGAATGTGGCGTTCAATCGTACCTAAATCAGCACCACTCACCCGAAAGTTCCTTGGCCGATCTTGGTAACCTTCTCGTACTTGCTTGACTCATCGCAGTACGGGAAGTCATAGTTTTCGATGTACTTTTGCTTGTCAGCTAAACTGAGCATGGTGCTTGATGTCGACATTTGCCCGCTGGTGCTGGAATGTTCAGTTGCACTCATGCTGACACGGTGCTGAATGTGGAGAAATTAcgtttactttaattttatctGGAAAACTTTGCTCCCCGTGCGTGTTTTGgtgaatgtttgtgttttcggTAGTGATGGACTGTTTGACATTTCGGAACAGCAGTTCCAGTAAACGTCAACAAAGATTGACGATGTTCCGACCAGGAATGACCGCTCCGGatggaaatctttttttttaacacacgTTATTTCAATCATGCGTAAATAATTGAAGTCTACGCAAACTTACATTATATTATGAAAGAGCAAAAACGATAACAGTTGTGTTCACTTATATGCCCCAAGGATTgcgtttttatatatttaatcaCGGTTATAACAAAACATAGAGAACGTAACTAATGTTTGCGTTAAATGCACAGTTTAGgaattttattcacttttccatttgttttagtttcttaTGAAGATATTACTAACAAGCACGTTGCCTAATGATATGTTACTTGATATTCAATATTTCTTTGGAGATAttcaaaataatgattttagtacaacacaaattcaaattgacCGTTGGACCGTTGCatcaactttttcaaaaaactttACGTTACAATCCTTTTTATTCCCAGTTTGACAAATCTTTTGAAGAGCAGGGAACTAACGATATaagcaaaagagaaataaCGATTGTAAATTCCatcaattatttattgcaGATGAACcacatttctttcatttcgaatcagaaaacacaatttacacaatcattattttattcagTAAGAGCAGttcctttttccccctttttccttcattttggtCACACTGACCGTGGAACCTAGCCGGGAGTCATCGCACTTAATTACCAACAGCGCTCATGCTCTAACCACAAGATAAAGCTTCTCTGTTTCGTCCTGTATTCGCAACAGCATCTACGTTATTTGTGTTATCAAgtaacaaacattttaacgtgttgtttttcctaccACGAAAGGAAATGTCCTTTTCATCAGCGCTCAGCTGTTGTATGCTCTATGCTCGGGACGCTGGATACATTTAATAGGTAAGGAAAAGCGTCGAAAAACTAACACAAGAGTTTATAATAAAAGGGCTCTTCAAAAGGTACTTCCAAGACGAAAACCGGGGGCACAAATAGGGTGCATAGTAAATTGTAGCGAAACTTTTCCTTTGTTCATTCTCGAGATTGGGATTTACCTTGAATAGGGAGGATGGGTGACCGGttaatggaatgttttttttttaattcgagCGAAACATATACAGTTTTGATGTTCGTATTGTTTGAAGGTTTTGCAATAACCCATAATAAATTACAATCGATTTTCGAGTTCTTCCGAATATTTGAGCAGTACTTTGGAATACTAGAATCCGTGTAATTCCTAGTCTAATGATGAAATCCCGTGTATACGAAGCAGGGTACAGCCtcctaaaaaaaatctaaggagtcAGTCAGTTGTTTAacacttcatcatcatcgtcacgatgcgtttttttatcaacAGGAAAATTTCACACGTCGTACAATTGTTTTTTACGCGTTATGATGAAACCTTACCGACTCCCGATTGCCTTTCTGTTTGCCACTACCTCACAAACGATGTGAGGGTTGTAGTACAGTGTAGGGCGAAACCACTAGGGGTAGGACGATAAAATGGTATCTACGGTCAACAAACAACGGCAGCATACAAACACCGCTACGCAATGTGCGCAACCACCTGTTGCTTCAGCAATACAAAAGTTAACGtgcacttttcttttttttcccgcaAGTTGATATTGTATTattgttggtttggttttctcAAACTTCTAAGTTTCCCACCACTGTGTCGTTCCTATCTTTGCAACAGCaattttcaataacatttATCACAATATACAATATTTTCCATGAGCTATCCTCCTAGTAAAAACGAGTGTATGGGCAGCATTGCCTCACTGTGTGTAAAGAGACAAACCTATGTAGGATGATGCCACTGTTACCGGAATTCGGATTCGGACAAAGTCCGAAAAACtgttaaatttgtttgattttcatcacattttgCGACTGCTACCACGTTCATAAAATACGCGCTCCCTTGGAGGACGAATTACCGGTACGGTACATACATCGATTAAATACGTATACATACATCGTGCAACGTGTGGCTTTGTCCTTTCCTCTTTGTCAAGCGTTAAAATAGTTATGATGCTATGACTCGCTAATATTGATACCGATGATAATAGCGATGAGAGCCGTATTAACTATGCAGCGGTAGAAAAACGAGCCACGGGTTTGTCCTATTTCGAGGACAAACGAACACGTTACAATTTCGGTGCATTAGCTAATGGTATCGGCAGATagagaagcaaagaaaacataagATCTTAGATACTAACAAAAATAATGGATAAACGCGAGTTAGCAAAGGGACGCACACGGACAGTATAGCTAcgagatgaagatgatgactTATAGTACTGGTTATACCTAGTGTGAAGTTAAAGGAAATATGGTGTAGTGTATATATTCGAAAACAGCACATTTGCTATGCATCCACGTGCATGCTTTGCTTCCTGTTTCTGCTGCCCTTCAGCGTACAGTGCAAGCTTTGCCTGCCCTTATGTTTCATTCTTAAATAATAATGCTCACTTAATGCTTTCCTTCCCGCTAATCGTGCACTGGGGCTTGATGCGTCAACAACACCACTTTCCTCGTTCCAGCCAGTAGCAGTGCTGGGatatgatggtggtgatggtggtggtgtttaGTATAATTTGTGCTCCTCTTCCTGTTTTTAGAAGCGAATAAATCCCATCGCTTCATCATTCGAACGAACCATGGTTCGCTTCCGTACGACCAATCCCTTCGAATAATGGTATGCATTTTGTATGGCGCACGTGCTGTTCCTTCACATGCTTGCTCGCCGGTGTGAACCGTTCGTtcggtttcattttccttctcaGATGTCTTGTCGCCGTGTCATGCCACCGTTGATAATAGCAATTATCGGTATGCAAGGTGTAAAGGAGGTGCGCGGTGCTtccagtttgttttgtttaatgattACCAGTTCATATCATTTAACCTCGCATCGGCACATCGGACGGCTCCAAACACCGTTCCATTCCAACTCCATCTACCGTTGGATCTATGTCGGTGTTTCGGTTGGAAATTCAACCTTTGGCTTCGGGAACAGTAACGAAAGGAACAGCTTCAGCACGGCCATAACTACACCGCGCACCGAGGGCGTCGATGGAAGGGCGGCAAACAGCAACCCCCATCGTGCCCGTCCATAGCTAAGCAGCTGGCTCAGCTCGGATGCAGCTAGTGGTGGTGCACCGATCGAAGAGAATGGTAGCAGTGAATCTTAAATGACCACCGATGAGGACGCTGTCCGTTTCGCCACCAGCAAATCGTTGTGTGACATCACGATGCCACCAATCAGTGACACTAGCGCTCGATCCAGCCAGGTTACTGGATTCGGATATACTAGACCACCCTCATAGAAACCGAGATGGCCACCGTTTGCAAGCTCGATATAAAGCGATTGGTTGTGGCTAGCTgtgagaaacagagagagagagagagagagagagagagagagagagagagaaagaaccaTTTTCAGTATCACATAAAACTAGCTAAAAGTTCGGAAGATGAACGAAGCAAAGCGTGCCACTCACAGGCAAATTGTTTCACCGGTTCGAGTAGATTATCCGGCACCAGTGGGTCATCCCTTGCGTTCACAAACACCATCGGTCGTTTGATGTTGGCAAGATAGTTTAGCGATGAGCTCCAGCTGTACATGTCCTTTACCGTTGGGAACTGATGCACCCGGCGCGTGTACGCTTCGTCCAGCTCCGGTAGCGTAGCTGCAGCTGCAATGTCCCGCTCGTTCAGCTGATACCGCTGCTTGATGTCGTCCGACAGCAGTACGTGCCGGTGCTTCATGATGATGCTTTTCACGTTCTCGGTCAGCACGTACAGGTAGAATCGGTGGAAGTTTTGCCACTTCAACAACCATTGGGTGGCACTAGATAAGAGGACAACAAGAATTATGAatccacatcatcatcatcacaaaaaTACGGGCACCAAACGAGGTGTAAGCTCTCGGTGTAATACTTACACCACCGCATTATAGCCCTGGCAGATCGAAACGCCACCGATGATGTTGGCCGGCCGCTTTGCCTCACCGAGATACTTGGAGATGAGGTTACCACCGAGCGAGAAACCGACGGACACGATGTTTGTCGTGGGATACTTCTTTAACAAGCTATTTATCATTGCCGAGTAGTCGTCCGTATGACCTGCAATGTAAAAAACCCGTTGCGGTTTAAACTACTTCCGTGGAAGCGACCGAATAACAGTGGGATAAGAGATACACCTACCGTACGTGAATATTCGGCTCGATGTCACCTGCACACTGTCGAGGACACCGATATGATTCAGCACCGCACACCGATATCCGTGGCACTGGGCGTAGTGCACAAACGTGCGAATGTACACCGATTCGGACGAGTTGCCAATTCCTGGACAAATGGCAACGGTAATGTCGTCTGTCgggatggaggaaaaaaaacggaaaagcagAAAACATATGACATCACATTAATAAATGCCCCAAAGTTCTCACGGAAAAACTATAATGTGCGTGTCACGCAAGCTACTAGTAGTACGACCACCAGACGCGGGGTGCATTTCAACTTTGATGCTTGATCTTTTGAACAGGTTCACCTACCTTCGACCGTCGTAATTAGCGGCTGGTATAGATCGTACGTTAGCGTGGAACCGTCCGTCAGCGCAAGGTAGACTCGTTCGCCTAGAGGCCACGGACATTTGACGCGCCCCACAATACTGTGAATTATTGTCTGGATGTGTCCGCTAAAGCCCCACAGGCGGGTTGGAATATATCTGGTAGGGATGATAGAAGAAGCAAAGCAAGGAAAGTAACATTAGTATCCTTTCAGCATAAAATTCACGTTTTCCTTCAATAGGAGCAGCGCGTGTGCCTTGGGACGGTTTTTAGGGTTATGCGATTGGTACGAATCGATAAGAGGACGGTCAACACGCGCACTGGGTTTTGTAGGtggtaaattttccaacaGCCATGCTAACAACGAAACGCCGTAGTGaagaaaacagagaaaaatcGCAGGTAGCAATCAAATAGAGGTTAAAAGGTGGTACACAAAGCACGTTATACACATCTGCCCTACCACTACCGAATGGGTTTCCGTGAACCGTGATAAGAAACTTCATCTTGCCATTTCTTATTTTCGAAGGAAGGTTAAAGGTTACGTTCGCCGCCAAGGATTCCTTGGTACTTGTCTCTTCctgttttacaatttgatGTATGGGATTTGGATACAGTTTGGTGGTCTTTATTGGGTACCGTACAGAACATAGCGAAAGCACAACAATATCCTTACTGCTATCGGTGGAAATCTGCACGAGACGTACCATACCCCTTATAAATCAGTGACAACGCGTACACAAGCTACACAAACCGCTGTGCTGGTGCCTTCTTCGATATGCGTATATATCCGTTGGTTGCACGCAATCGGTTACTCTGGCTACTCTGGAAGGATTGGCTTAACCATCCAATCCGGTATACCTTCTGGCACGTGTACACGTGTCGGTGGCGTTGGTGTAACTTTTCTGCCAAGGTGAACTAGCGGATGCACATTTTCTTTACGGGGCATAAGGCAGAGCTGGTGTACCTGATGGGACTCCTAACCAGCTGGATGCATTTGTTCCAAGTACACGCGTTTTCACCCATCTTGTTTCGTTTGCAGAACTGGCAAACTGGGTGCTCCATTGTGGTGGAAATAAAGGAAATTATGTATCGTGGCAAATAGCCTTGTTTAATCGCAATCAATATTTGTCCTAATCTGACAAAGATATCTACCATCAAATGGTACAGATTAAGGGTCGGGTAAAATGTTCATAACAAGAAGAATGATTTAGTGGAAGAAATGCATTAGTTttacttcaacttgaaaactTCATTTAACAGCTTATGAATTGTACGATTTGAGTGAaattggcatcgttttgattgttAAACCGTTGCAAAAAGTAAATTGCTCACACATAAAAGTATTAGATCTTTGTCTCAAAAACATGTTCGGACTAAAGTACTAAAGCTTCTTCTTTTGGTCAATTCTGTTAGTTTTTAATGAATCGCTAGCATCCTAAAAAGGCCACTTGTTGataataaagataaaaaaagtgTTGAATTGAAATTGGAATTAGAGCAACTCACAATATAAGATTTATTTCCAGTCCCACCAAAAAGACCCCAATATCACATCCTGTAAGGTCTATTTCGCAACTCCAGTCGATATCTGTTTAACGAATCTATTCTATTTCTATCTTCTGTCTTCAAATCTAGGTCTATTTCCTTCGTATATTTGTGGTGTAAAATAAGTTAACTTAGCGTTTGTGgtttaaaactgttttatgGCCAAACTTTAGGTCCGGGGGCGATTTTACGAGATAATCGAAATCACTACGGTCATCTactgtgaaaagaaaagaattccCAAACCTAACATCAGTAGTAATGAAAGCAGTGCTAAACAAACACTTCCAACACACAAGTGGTGCATCTATTCCTTATTCAAATTGACTCTCGTTAAGTAAAGTAacctttttcacaaaaatcTAATCCAATCTTTCCAAAACTGTTTCCAAACAAGTTTTCTTTGGTACAGGCACGGTACAAAATATCCCATTCCCATTTATGCGATTTGCTATGATGGCCATTTTCCTGGAAAACTTTTACCCAAAAACCTTCGCACCACGAAGGAAAGTTGTCGCTGGGAAAAATGTCGATACGAACAACAACTCCTAGGATGATGCGCTTTATCCTTCAGGGcaacggaaaaaaggaacgacAAACGGGACTAACACCCCAAAGGAGATTTAAAGTTTTCCACACAGCTGCTTACAATCGATTTACCGGTAAGGTTATAATTTTCTCCCAGGTTAGCAATTTGCTGGTGCTATCGTGTTAAGCGTGATTGTGCTGTGTTTCACTGGAAGCAGCAgcatttttatcattcacaGTTTGTTTGGCGCCAATAGTTTCCAAATGGTGTGTGATCTGTTCACCACTGGACAAGTCTCTGCAATGGATGGAATAGATGGTAGTGGCCGATGTCGTTACTGTAGGCGGTACCTGGTGTCATATTAGCACGAAACGGCTCTAATTAAAGGGTTGACA
Proteins encoded in this window:
- the LOC125765570 gene encoding GPI transamidase component PIG-T; its protein translation is MWKVVLWSVLAIAFFGGCSAEFSDVFDEELFVKPLPDKFVYSYFQFTTRWELGRNDSLLHTNLVSRPLAELFYHFGVQELHLSFTYGLWRYESWGYPVTDAGPGAEVWAWFEPTSDRASIDHRWKMLCGTLSGLFCASLSFIDPSNTYEPVYTLRPQTHHFPGQSEPILRYAALPREIVCTENLTPWAKLLPCRSREGLVSLLVPDSIYSSNYHSLGVHMRKLCADAECNEFQLEVKQTVSVVQDLRLFGGPNWSLRKLFGQGMEGSCALATTSNVYVDVTDNNGIEVSQKPDETILSVRGGARTELQRFDVKQFEAVMAKGRRAMFNVAVMDKRDPNVIIVAGPPPIFAKRFILGVGQERGKIVTHITNTHWGALDLIVFENIPWFVPIYLHTLTIRHGSKRIEPAFLHYTPGVQRERPYGLEVAFRIPARATVELSIDFDYIFLKWQEYPPDANHGHYIPSSIISLLLSSARNYTSIPREAALFRDSFNATQLAGYFLQIRTESLLLTLPTPDFSMPYNVICLACTVVALAFGPIHNISTKRIVAKGKEASKTSLGEKVKQFFKSKSKKAKEDQTASTEDLNAPDTE
- the LOC125765588 gene encoding cyclin-dependent kinase 9; this translates as MSATEHSSTSGQMSTSSTMLSLADKQKYIENYDFPYCDESSKYEKVTKIGQGTFGEVFKAREKKSTKKFVALKKVLMENEKEGFPITALREIRILQLLKHENVVNLIEICRTKATVQNRYRSTFYLVFDFCEHDLAGLLSNINVKFNLGEIKKVMQQLLNGLYYIHSNKILHRDMKAANVLITKNGVLKLADFGLARAFSVSKNGLPNRYTNRVVTLWYRPPELLLGDRNYGPPVDMWGAGCIMAEMWTRSPIMQGATEQQQLILISQLCGSFTNDVWADVENLELFHKMELPMGHKRKVRERLRPYVKDPHGIDLLDYLLMLDPKKRIDADTALNHDFFWTDPMPCDLSKMLSQHTQSMFEYLTPPRRPGHIRHYQQQMVNMQAKPQDNSYQDRVY
- the LOC125765587 gene encoding abhydrolase domain-containing protein 2 — translated: MSPAFLAVIAVILCILFRILNVSSTPQIPSIVCKDGQFMECFNKIAPMLREPYIPTRLWGFSGHIQTIIHSIVGRVKCPWPLGERVYLALTDGSTLTYDLYQPLITTVEDDITVAICPGIGNSSESVYIRTFVHYAQCHGYRCAVLNHIGVLDSVQVTSSRIFTYGHTDDYSAMINSLLKKYPTTNIVSVGFSLGGNLISKYLGEAKRPANIIGGVSICQGYNAVVATQWLLKWQNFHRFYLYVLTENVKSIIMKHRHVLLSDDIKQRYQLNERDIAAAATLPELDEAYTRRVHQFPTVKDMYSWSSSLNYLANIKRPMVFVNARDDPLVPDNLLEPVKQFASSHNQSLYIELANGGHLGFYEGGLVYPNPVTWLDRALVSLIGGIVMSHNDLLVAKRTASSSVVI